CTATCCGCCATCTGGGACAGCGAGTAATGTCGGACTAACCACTGATTTATAAGCAGGAGTTCTTCCGGTTCAGGTAATGTGGATATGACAAGCATTTCTCTCACAGTAATCCTGTGCTGTTTTGGTTCAGTGAGACTGTGATGCGGATGGGTGAGTTGGATGCCAAGGTGGAGATGGCCCTCTTCACAGATCACACCTACACAGAGGCGTTCCAAAGCTCACCGCTGATCCACCTCCGGGACAGGGTGTATGTGGAGATCAAGGTCGTGGAGCTGGAGGACGTCTTCCACTTGAGGGTGAATGAATGCTGGGCCACACAGTCCCCCAAACCcaaccagacagacagctcagttcACACCCTGCTGCGCAATGGGTGAGTGGACAATCAACATTTATCCCTGGGAACATGTACGCCTACTTCTGCTCTTGAAACATGGCATGAACAACTCATTTAGCATGCTGTGAGCAATTCAGTTGAGCTGAGGTCAATTTGGCATGTCCGACTAATTGTGGCAGAATAGTGTTAAATTTGATGAATGTCTTGGATTTACTCAACCCAAAACACTCCCCCTCACAGGTGTGTGAATGACGAAACTGTCACATTTCTCAATACGACAATGGGCGCCAATGGAGAGGCCTCAACCATCCGGTACAGCTTTGACATGTTCCGCTTTGTTGTGGAGCCTCATGACCTGTACCTGCACTGCGCAGTGCGCTTGTGCTCCCTGGACGATGACGAACCCTGCATTCCTGTAAGTTCACTGGCCTTTGGTGCAGCGGGCTAAGGCACTGCATAGCGGTGCTAGctgtgtcactacagatcctggttcgattccaggtttAGTCGCTGCGAactggagacccatgaggcggcgcacaattggcccagtgttgtccgggttagggagggtttggctggccgggttgtccttgtcccatcgtgctctagcgactcctgtggcaggccaggcgcaatgcacactgacacggtcgccaggtgtacggtgtttccttcgacacgttggtgcggctgacttccgggttaagtaagcattgtcaagaagcagtgcggttcggcggagttgtgtttcggaggacgcacagcTCTCGCCCCTTCGCATCTCCACAGTCTGTACGGGAGTCGCAGCAATGGGACTAGACTAACTACCACTTGGATACAATGAAATTGGGATGACAAAAGGGGTTAAAAATGCTCAAATATTATTTCTATTCATGAAGAAAATGCCTTTTCAGAAGTTGGCATGGCATACAAAATTGTCTTTTATTAATGCTTTACTGCTACAGGAGTGCAAATCTATAACCAAGAGGGCAGCAGTGCGTGGAGACCCAACTCATGGTCTACTGTCATATGGACCAATCAGGATTGACATACCAGACCGACCCCAATCTAGTAAGGATTTGTGTTTCGTTATCTAATTAAGATGAAAATATATTCTTGCCGGGCTCAAATATTGCCCTTGCTCACTCTACTTgcctgcatttaaaaaaaaaacaattgtgaCGTAGACCAGAGGGCTATACTACAAAAGCTCAACATGGGTATATGTTTTTGGTTGAGTCATTCTTTCAGTTTTCAAAATGGTTATGTAAGACTAGGCACGTTAGCTGGCTAAATCATTGATCTTAcattgtagtatacccctctgggCTCATGTTGCAGCTAGAGGCAGGGTGGTGTGAGGAGTGTTTTCAACAGTCTTGACTTTGTTCCAGATCTGCTGCTGCTGATGATTCCTGTGGCTGGCATCTGGGTCCTGGGCCTCTTCCTCCTCGCCCTAATCACCATCGCTAAGGCAGGAAACCGACGACTGTCACAGCTAGCAAACCGCTGACATCCAACttgaataaaaataataatttctaTGACAATTGAGTCTCTCTCTGCAGAAATGTTGTGCCTTTGACATTTTATAAACATGACTTACCACAGAGCACTGAGCATTCAGCCCTGTAGTTCAATGTGGCTGTGGGTTACAAACAAGTTCAAACATGAGTTACTGGTTTAAATCATGACTGGTCTCATCAAACACCAACTCCTATTATAGTGTCACTCGATTTGATCAAATAGTGTAGTGATTCTTAGTTATCAGCAGATGGCAATAGGAGCCAACTGAGGGGTCGGTCTATAATTCATCCCCAGGGGAGGGGAGTTTATTGGACTATCAATGTAATCCAGGATAGCCTGCAAGAGGCATGCGGTggcttatttatttaaccaggtaggctagttgagaacaagttctcatttgcaactgtgacctggccaagataaagcatagcagtgtgaacagacaacacagttacacatggagtaaaccaattaacaagtcaacacagtagaaaaaaggggagtctatatacaatgtgtgcaagaggtaggcgaataattacaattttgcagattaacacgagtgataaatggtcatgtagagatattggtgtgcaaaagagcagaaaagtaaataaaaacagtatggggatgaggtaggtgaaaatgggtgggctatttaccaatagactatgtgcagctgcagcgatcggttagctgctcagatagctgatgtttgaagttggtgagggagataagtctccaacttcagcgatttttctatatattttttgcaattcgttccagtcacaggcagcagggtactggaacgaaaggcggccaaatgaggtgttggctttagggatgatcagtgagatacacctgctacggatgggtgtttcCATCGTGAACTGAGAatgcggagctttacctagcatggccttgtagatgaccttaTTACAAGATTTTGTTGagctttagggtttagtgagtgttttgttccaaatacaatgctttcagtcatttcagtcgctgtagtagctgacgtgtagagtcatccgcatacacaTGGCTTTAcccaaagtcagtggcatgtcgttagtaaaaatgtACACAAGGTCCAAAAGGAATTTGGCTTCCGCTCTAGCCCTAAGACTCTTTTAC
This sequence is a window from Oncorhynchus gorbuscha isolate QuinsamMale2020 ecotype Even-year linkage group LG01, OgorEven_v1.0, whole genome shotgun sequence. Protein-coding genes within it:
- the LOC123999510 gene encoding uromodulin-like isoform X1: MALKFNLKVNCCGIYQVFLVLVIFCCDRVLGICTVTHCTDTTKCLLSLDKSNCKCAVGYYGDLCDKVATINVMCGKDYITIMVNEDFFQYYKVPMESLHLKNESCRAQKEVMSDVPYYIVRISKDQYVSCGGKPLEKNITHIAYALTLMSAPQVYGNIIRDPMIKIEYTCIYPYIRTVSLPYPIIPFSSETVMRMGELDAKVEMALFTDHTYTEAFQSSPLIHLRDRVYVEIKVVELEDVFHLRVNECWATQSPKPNQTDSSVHTLLRNGCVNDETVTFLNTTMGANGEASTIRYSFDMFRFVVEPHDLYLHCAVRLCSLDDDEPCIPECKSITKRAAVRGDPTHGLLSYGPIRIDIPDRPQSNLLLLMIPVAGIWVLGLFLLALITIAKAGNRRLSQLANR
- the LOC123999510 gene encoding uromodulin-like isoform X2, which translates into the protein MALKFNLKVFLVLVIFCCDRVLGICTVTHCTDTTKCLLSLDKSNCKCAVGYYGDLCDKVATINVMCGKDYITIMVNEDFFQYYKVPMESLHLKNESCRAQKEVMSDVPYYIVRISKDQYVSCGGKPLEKNITHIAYALTLMSAPQVYGNIIRDPMIKIEYTCIYPYIRTVSLPYPIIPFSSETVMRMGELDAKVEMALFTDHTYTEAFQSSPLIHLRDRVYVEIKVVELEDVFHLRVNECWATQSPKPNQTDSSVHTLLRNGCVNDETVTFLNTTMGANGEASTIRYSFDMFRFVVEPHDLYLHCAVRLCSLDDDEPCIPECKSITKRAAVRGDPTHGLLSYGPIRIDIPDRPQSNLLLLMIPVAGIWVLGLFLLALITIAKAGNRRLSQLANR